One window of Burkholderia thailandensis E264 genomic DNA carries:
- a CDS encoding type VI secretion system Vgr family protein — MSVVTQFTSLFSAANCLYSLDGAGEIASLQIERWVGRETLSDNFQWDVYALATDPGLDLDAMLGQRVTIRTALADGTSAVRSGLVAQAECIGYDAGLARYYLQLVPWLAALAHGRDERTFVRQGIADVLGAVFAPYGAIARWRFTADANQRIAELGARDYRVQYRTHTHVDFVRHVLAEAGLGFCFVEDAEAPAGHAMLIFDDSAQLPEDDTSARMGGVPQRLSGTATEPDDAIVGIGQSLSLTADRVTLISSDYRGNQSTTATASLGSPAGSRELYDDVGPEAFDSLREADDAARRHADAIISAARFWTGYSTLRTARVGRALRIAGATWRMPRGGAQAPDAFVLTRVDQIGVNNLPATVMERIERGLGPLPLVNLDARVLAQAKAGGYANRFDAVPRDQAWRPTLEDGTGQRLNPVPTALGAQTAIVVGPQGESRPGSTGPVHTDAQGRLRLRYHWQADGDTGTYPTRAMQRLASQGHGLQQTQRIGHEVLVQFVNGLVHRPIVLGGLFNGRGEGGEAPTPGGEAGQPLDESIYTQAADHVASAQGNLAGGHSPAWHGAGGGAKRHNHAGALSGFKSQGFDGQGYNQLVADDTDRMGRMQMATTHAATQLNIGHLRHQADNYLGSFRGQGVELRSDAYGALRGARGVLISSYAPTGPSQPAGDASALQSLLAQQATLAKLLDKSADTHKTLPFAAQRGAEQAGQSSMNGDAAPLDALRKSFATTVGADGYAQASAEASSRSAGNALPHTGDAVLGIEAKGGHGLLAGQSLQWTVGETLTVGSGSDTNLAVSRTLRIHSGQGIGWLAGANGVQGVGMSVIAGKDDLTLQAQHDVMALRARDDLKVASIGADVEIAAKQTVRLAVSGGAHLTIEGGNVTFGCPGSLVVHAAQHTFVGPDQLAPALPQFPEKVCVECLKHAMQSGSALAGKAI, encoded by the coding sequence ATGAGCGTGGTCACGCAATTCACGTCGCTTTTCAGCGCTGCCAATTGTCTCTATTCCCTCGATGGGGCGGGCGAAATCGCGTCGCTGCAGATCGAGCGCTGGGTGGGGCGCGAGACGCTCTCCGACAATTTCCAGTGGGACGTCTACGCGCTCGCGACCGATCCCGGTCTCGATCTCGACGCGATGCTCGGCCAGCGCGTGACGATTCGCACCGCACTCGCGGACGGCACGAGCGCGGTGCGCAGCGGGCTCGTGGCGCAAGCCGAGTGCATCGGCTACGACGCCGGCCTCGCGCGGTACTACCTGCAGCTCGTGCCGTGGCTCGCCGCGCTCGCGCACGGGCGCGACGAGCGCACGTTCGTGCGGCAGGGCATCGCGGACGTGCTCGGCGCGGTGTTCGCGCCGTACGGCGCGATCGCCCGCTGGCGCTTCACGGCGGACGCGAACCAGCGTATCGCGGAGCTCGGCGCGCGCGACTACCGCGTGCAGTACCGGACCCACACGCATGTCGATTTCGTTCGGCACGTGCTCGCCGAAGCGGGGCTCGGCTTTTGCTTCGTCGAAGACGCGGAAGCGCCCGCCGGCCACGCGATGCTGATCTTCGACGACAGCGCGCAACTGCCCGAGGACGACACGTCCGCGCGCATGGGCGGCGTGCCGCAGCGGCTGAGCGGCACGGCGACGGAGCCGGACGACGCGATCGTCGGCATCGGGCAGTCGCTGTCGCTCACCGCGGATCGCGTCACGCTGATCAGCAGCGATTACCGCGGCAATCAGTCGACGACTGCGACGGCGAGCCTCGGCAGCCCGGCCGGATCGCGCGAACTGTACGACGACGTCGGGCCGGAGGCGTTCGACAGCCTGCGCGAAGCCGACGACGCCGCGCGCCGGCACGCGGACGCGATCATTTCCGCGGCGCGCTTCTGGACGGGCTACAGCACGTTGCGCACCGCGCGCGTCGGCCGCGCGCTGCGCATCGCGGGCGCGACGTGGCGCATGCCGCGCGGCGGCGCGCAGGCGCCCGACGCGTTCGTGCTGACGCGCGTCGATCAAATCGGCGTCAACAATCTGCCCGCGACCGTGATGGAACGCATCGAGCGCGGCCTCGGCCCGCTGCCGCTCGTGAATCTCGATGCGCGCGTGCTCGCGCAGGCGAAGGCGGGTGGCTATGCGAACCGGTTCGATGCCGTGCCGCGCGACCAGGCATGGCGCCCGACGCTGGAAGACGGCACCGGGCAGCGGCTGAACCCCGTGCCGACGGCGCTCGGCGCGCAGACGGCGATCGTCGTCGGGCCGCAGGGCGAGTCGCGGCCGGGCTCGACGGGCCCGGTGCACACCGATGCGCAGGGCAGACTGCGGCTGCGCTATCACTGGCAGGCGGACGGCGACACGGGCACCTATCCGACGCGCGCGATGCAGCGGCTCGCGAGCCAGGGCCATGGGCTGCAGCAGACACAGCGAATCGGCCACGAAGTGCTCGTGCAGTTCGTCAACGGCCTCGTGCACCGGCCGATCGTGCTCGGCGGGCTGTTCAACGGCCGAGGCGAGGGCGGCGAAGCGCCGACGCCCGGCGGCGAAGCGGGGCAGCCGCTCGACGAATCGATTTACACGCAGGCCGCCGATCATGTGGCGAGCGCGCAAGGCAATCTCGCGGGCGGCCATAGCCCCGCATGGCACGGCGCGGGCGGCGGCGCGAAGCGCCACAATCATGCGGGCGCGCTGTCCGGCTTCAAGAGCCAGGGGTTCGACGGGCAGGGCTACAACCAACTCGTCGCGGACGATACCGATCGCATGGGCCGCATGCAGATGGCGACGACGCACGCGGCGACCCAGCTCAACATCGGCCACCTGCGCCATCAGGCCGACAACTATCTCGGCAGTTTTCGCGGGCAAGGCGTCGAGCTGCGCTCGGACGCGTACGGCGCGCTGCGCGGCGCGCGCGGCGTGCTGATCTCCAGCTATGCGCCGACGGGGCCGTCGCAGCCGGCGGGCGACGCGTCGGCGCTGCAGTCGCTGCTCGCGCAACAGGCGACGCTCGCGAAGCTCCTCGACAAATCGGCCGATACGCACAAGACCTTGCCGTTCGCCGCGCAGCGCGGCGCGGAGCAGGCCGGGCAGTCCTCGATGAACGGCGACGCCGCGCCGCTCGACGCGCTCAGGAAGAGCTTCGCGACGACGGTCGGCGCAGACGGCTACGCGCAGGCGTCTGCCGAGGCGTCGAGCCGCTCGGCGGGCAATGCGCTGCCGCATACGGGCGACGCGGTGCTCGGGATCGAGGCGAAGGGCGGCCACGGTCTGCTGGCGGGCCAGTCACTGCAATGGACGGTGGGCGAGACGCTGACCGTCGGCAGCGGCAGCGACACGAATCTCGCGGTCAGTCGGACGCTGCGCATTCACAGCGGACAGGGCATCGGCTGGCTCGCCGGCGCGAACGGCGTGCAAGGCGTCGGCATGAGCGTGATCGCCGGCAAGGACGATCTGACGCTGCAGGCGCAGCATGACGTGATGGCGCTGCGCGCGCGCGACGATCTGAAGGTCGCGTCGATCGGCGCGGATGTCGAGATCGCGGCGAAGCAGACCGTGCGCCTCGCGGTCAGCGGCGGCGCGCATCTGACGATCGAAGGCGGCAACGTCACGTTCGGCTGCCCGGGCTCGCTCGTCGTCCACGCGGCGCAGCACACGTTCGTCGGGCCGGATCAACTGGCCCCCGCGCTGCCGCAGTTTCCCGAGAAAGTGTGCGTCGAGTGCCTGAAGCACGCGATGCAATCGGGCAGCGCCCTCGCGGGCAAGGCGATCTGA
- a CDS encoding PAAR domain-containing protein, with amino-acid sequence MARPFIVLGDKHSHGGTVTTAAATSAIHGKGIARRNDRVSCPIHGPNHIVEGDDTMIIDNEGVARDGYRTACGAVLIASQSSTGGDTA; translated from the coding sequence ATGGCACGCCCGTTCATCGTCCTTGGCGACAAGCATAGCCACGGCGGCACCGTCACGACCGCGGCCGCGACGTCCGCGATCCACGGCAAGGGCATCGCTCGACGCAACGACCGAGTCTCGTGCCCGATTCACGGACCGAACCACATCGTCGAAGGCGACGACACGATGATCATCGACAACGAAGGCGTCGCGCGCGACGGCTACCGCACCGCGTGCGGCGCGGTGCTGATCGCGAGCCAGTCGAGCACGGGCGGCGACACGGCGTGA
- a CDS encoding DUF4123 domain-containing protein: protein MATEIFDWIDPYPADTLPRLRQVLDAASTNGRWYALVDMGFSPSLREALAALNPDGAVVALYEGVYDGDGLLEISPCVTPLPDDAAHRADVCAGLLRETDGRPMLSVLRAAHGLDALVAHLRGQMEARAGDDEAFLVRLADTRCVPAWVDVLAPAQRDRFFAGIDAWWLFDRAASLVELDVVPAGNGIAAGDDDGEPYRLDGDQIAALRQASKIDTLLFHVRQRPESFGRLTATPSQAYACVSEAWAKEGVSPSAGARAALDALEAAGWLVPAEVSA from the coding sequence ATGGCGACCGAGATCTTCGACTGGATCGATCCGTATCCGGCGGACACGCTGCCGCGTCTGCGGCAAGTGCTGGATGCGGCTTCGACGAACGGGCGCTGGTATGCGCTCGTCGACATGGGTTTCTCGCCGTCGCTGCGTGAAGCGCTCGCGGCGCTGAATCCGGATGGTGCGGTGGTTGCGCTTTACGAAGGCGTGTACGACGGCGACGGACTGCTCGAGATTTCGCCGTGCGTGACGCCGTTGCCCGACGACGCGGCGCATCGCGCCGACGTGTGCGCCGGCCTGCTGCGCGAGACCGACGGACGGCCGATGCTGAGCGTGCTGCGCGCGGCGCATGGCCTCGATGCGCTCGTCGCGCATTTGCGCGGGCAAATGGAGGCGCGCGCCGGCGACGATGAGGCATTTCTCGTGCGGCTCGCGGATACGCGCTGCGTGCCGGCGTGGGTGGACGTGCTTGCGCCCGCGCAGCGCGATCGTTTTTTTGCGGGCATCGACGCGTGGTGGCTGTTCGATCGCGCGGCATCGCTAGTCGAGCTCGATGTTGTGCCCGCCGGCAACGGAATCGCGGCGGGCGACGACGACGGCGAACCGTATCGCCTCGACGGCGACCAGATCGCGGCGCTCAGGCAGGCGTCGAAGATCGACACGCTGCTTTTTCACGTGCGGCAGCGGCCGGAAAGCTTCGGACGACTGACGGCGACGCCTTCGCAGGCCTACGCATGCGTGAGCGAAGCGTGGGCGAAGGAGGGCGTGTCGCCGTCGGCAGGCGCGCGGGCGGCGCTCGATGCGCTCGAGGCGGCGGGATGGCTCGTGCCTGCCGAAGTGTCGGCTTAG